The Pyrenophora tritici-repentis strain M4 chromosome 9, whole genome shotgun sequence sequence CAGAGGAGTCTGATGACGATTACAACGCCGAGCAGTACTTTGATAACGGCGAGGATGATGACATTGATGATGGAGATCCGTACCAGAACACGTACGACGAGTAGTACAGGAAAAACTTATGGTAATTCAGTGTTATACTAGGCGTCCGGTTGGGTAGATACCCATACGAATTTCTTTCTCATTAAATTTCATGGTACGAATTTATACACTATGGAGTCCTTGAGCACATTTTCAGTCCACCAGAAGGCTCTTACATCCAAGCGCTGCCAGTGGTCGCAAACCCACTTTGTATCCGCCAACTGAAGTTTTCGAACCATGGTTGAGATTCTAACATATACCCTCCAGCACTATGTTTCCACACTTCAGTAAGTATATATCTCAGAAATCCCCTGCATTGCTCCATCATCTCTCGAGATCATACAAGAGAGAGCAGACGAAAAACAACAAGGAAAAAAAAGCGAAACTAGCCTACCTACATAAAATGTCTCTAACAAACCGACAAACCCGCCGCCTCCTCCCCCTCATCGCCTTCCTTGATGCTATCTGCCTCCCCCAAGCTCGCCCTTACCTCTCAGAAGACAGCATGGAAATCACCTTTCAACCACAAGAACGCTTCCTAAAGAAGCACGAATTTTCAATAGAAATTCACCCCGCCACTGCATTCCCTCCTACCACCTTTTCTCCTCTCGCAGCAGACACAAGCCGCTTAGGAAAGCATGTTGTTTTCTGTGGACTAGGGGATCGAGCGGAACTTTATTTCCACCCTTCTTCTAATGGAAGTATTCACCGGGCTGGAGAATTAGGGAAGTCATACATCCTCTTTGACTTGAGTAATGGTGTGGATGAGGGGGGTGCAGCAACGGCCCTAGGAGAAACTATCGCTCGCATCATagcagatgaagaagaagaccgCACACGGGAGCGGGAAGGGGAGAAAGCGAGTGATTTCCCTGGCCGACAGTTTGCTATTTCAGCGTGGAAGGCAGAGATGGTGCAGCAGATGATGCGCTTTGACACAGGGAACTGGGAGGCTGGTCTAATCAGTATGGATCCCAAGGTTTTGTTTGAGAAAGAGGAGAGAGAGGGATTTGTTAGGCTGGAAGGGTTGTGGCGGAAGGGGAAGGGGTGGTGTAGTGAGATTAGCGGGTTGGAAAGGGAAAGTGCGGAAATTTGGTTAAGGCGGGAGATTACTAGGGTTGTGGGAAGGGGGGAGGAGAGGGAGCAGTGGGAATTGGCGTGGCTGGGGAGGGGCGGGTTAATAAAGGTGAAGGAGTATGAGGGTGCGGAATGTCGGGAGCCGGGAGAGCGCATGGTCAGGTGAAGATGTGTGGTATATAAGGAGGGATGAATGGATGGGATAGTATAGAGATATGTGTCAACGTAGGCGGTATGTACAATTTGTCAGTCGCTACGTGAACCTCGTCTTCATCCAACATCATCGTAACCAAACGTCAGATACCCCAACACCTAGCGTACAACGAACGAGGGTATGTGCAATCAAGTCGCTAAATCAGAAACAAAACAACATCTCAACAAAACGGAGTGGTCGAAACACCGGTAACCTCTTACCCCTTCCTATTATACCTGCATACTCCGAACACTTAGCATGGCTGGAGGTAGTTTGACGGCACAAGACCTGGTCGGCCTTGCTTGCCAACTGCCTCAGCCTCCCACCATCCATCATCCTGCAACCTCAAAACAGCGAGAATATCGCCCTTTTGGAATCCCAATTCTTCGGGAATCTGAGCTGCATACGAGTACATTGCGCGAGCTGTATCGGGCGTTAGCAAACCTATCAAACAAAATGCACCAAATGTGACCACTTACAATAGTTCAATATCAATCTGCCCTGACTGTTGTAGTTCTTGGGCTCGGCCAGGCTCTTACTACGGGTCCTGGACTCGGCCCTTACTGAGCTTCCAGATCCTGCGTCGAAGCCAAACTCACTTCCTGCACTGCTCATGTACGAGCTCTGCGGTCGAGCACTGGGCGGTCTGCCACGCACACTACCCCCAAATTGACTTCCTCCATAGACACTGCCATCACCGCGCACGCTACCCGCAATAGAAGGGGCGACTGTCCTGTCGCTTCCACGAGAACTGGGTGGCCGATCGTTAGATTGGCGGAACTGGGGGTTGGGGCTCGCGGTTCGAGAGAGAGGAGCTGCACGAGACTGTGGGCGAGATTGGGATTGTGCAAACGCTGGTTGAGGGGGCTGCTGTGGTTGTTGAGGCTGTGATGGCTGTGGTGGCTGTTGCTGCTGTGGAGGTTGCTGTGGCGGCAGAGGTGATGCAGTACGTGGCGTGGTGTTGACGCTTGGCGATGGTCCGCGGGTGGATGAGTACGAATTGCGTCCTACGGGTGTACCATAGGCTTGAGCTGTTGACGTGGCGGTTTGCGCCCGCGGTCTGCCTCCGACGTTGGAGGGAGCATAGGGATTTGGTGATGCTGTTCGACTGAATGAGGCTGCAGGGGATGCTTGTGGAggttgttgctgctgcctCGATGCAGGTCGAGAGGGTTGTGGGGCTTGTTGCTGCTGCCTCGATGCAGGTCGGGAGACTTGCGGCTGTGCACGCGGCGCAGGTTGAGCTGCGGGCTGAGTTACAGGTTGGGCTACAGGCTTTGGTGCTGGTTGGACTACAGACTGTGGACGCGGTGACGACTGTGCTGCTCGTGATTGCGGCCTTTGTACAGGCTGAGCTGCGGGTGGCTGCTGCCTTTGCACAGGCTGAGCTGCAGGTGGCTGCTGCCTTTGCACAGGCTGAGCTGCTCGTGATTGCGGCCTTTGTACAGGCTGAGCTGCGGGTGGCTGCTGCCTTTGCACAGGCTGAGCTGCAGGTGGCTGCTGCCTTTGCACAGGCTGAGCTGCAGGTGGCTGCTGCCGTTGTGCAGTCTGGAATGTAGATGGCGATTGAGCCTGTTGCTGCGCAGGCCGGTACGTGGAAGGCGATGGAGCTTGTCGCTGCACGGGTTGGTAGGTAGAGGGCGAGGCAGGCTGTGCCATACGGTAGGAGTTTTGAGGTGACGCTTGTTGTGTGGTGAGAGGACTAGGTCTTGGACTTGGACTTGCAGCACGAGCAGGCGCAGGTGAGGCTGTCCGTGGAGCTTCTTGCTTCGTAGGGCTTCGACTGGAAGCGCGAGCGGGCTCGGTCGTATTGAACATGTTAGCCTTTTGATTGACATACATCTGAGTGGTCTTTTGCATTGCACGGGAAGTGTGTGCTGGCTTGGGAGCACCTAGACGAGACATGGGAGGTGTCTCGTATGAGGGCGGGGGCGTCCCTCGCTTTGCAGCATTCAGAGCGACGTTTGAAAGGGGTGTTGGAGCACTACCAGCCAACTTTGAGCCCACTGCAGGCGTAGCAGGAGGAGCGGGCGTTGCAAGACCATGGTAGCGATCTGCAGTTTGGCGTACAGAGGCCTGCTTGCGATCATCGACTGTTTGGCGTACAGAAGCCTGTTTGGTGACCCCCCTCAGCTCTTCGAGAGCCTGCGCAATAGGATCAAGTTCCTCTTGTTGTTCTGCCTGCTCTTCCGATTGCTTCTTGTCTGGCGAAGCTACGTCGAACACATTATTGCCAACATTCAGCTGGAAATTGGCTCGTGGATCAGCCGCGTCTGGCTCTGGACTGGGAGAATGAGGCGCACTTTCTATAGCACGAGTTCTGCCGATAAAATGTCTTGCTGGACTTGGATAAGTTTTTGTTGGGCTGGTATTTAGCTTGGCCGGAGTAGCATTGAATTTAGTTGGACTCGTATTGAGCTTGGCTGGAGTAGCACTAAATTTAGTCGGgctggtgttgagcttggCTGGAGTGGCATTGAGTTTGGTTGGGCTGGTGTTGAGCTTTGCTGGAGTGGCGTTGAGTTTGGTTGGAGTGGCAACGCTCTTGGTTGGACTAGGAGTGTTTCTGACCGGGCTGACGTTTTCTTGTGTATTCCGACGTGAAGGAGGCGTCCATGTGTTCCGGTTGCTGGAGGCGAGAGGCGGAGGTTCTATTTCGTGCTTGCTCTTTCTGCGTGCAAAAGGGCTATTGAAGAAGCCTCGCTTCTTCGCCACTGAGCCCTCCTCTGGTGGAGTAGGTTCAGCAGGTG is a genomic window containing:
- a CDS encoding SH3 domain containing protein, with product MGGAAAMEPPSVSMSFANNFWGKDDAGVGPMLDRMHAAKVTNDELKNFYAARAAIEEEYSRKLLNLSRKQLGSCETGTLRLSCDVIRAEVESMGKSHQSIAHQMKTELEEPLAAFAGGMKERRKIVQNGIEKLLKLKMQQTATVNKARDRYEQDCLKIKGFLAQAHMVMGHEERKNKAKLEKTQINLTTTSAEYEAAVKVLEETTGRWNRDWKAACDKFQDLEEERIDYTKSSLWNFANIASTVCVSDDASCEKMRLSLEDCDVEKDIFGFIKESGTGQEIPDPPKFINFCRGDAETSSQVSEDENYSNEVNARPRPSADRSRKSVDSFRQSVDKPRQSIDSFRQSVDKPRQSTDSFRQSVDMSRHSIDMSRQPVELPPPQAEPPRQYEQHRQYAEEPQQYMEEARYYPEEPQQYMEEPRQYVEPPQQYVEPPQQYMEPPQQYMEEPRQYVEPPQQQAEPLRQHVEQPRKSVEQMRQHIEQPRQQVQPLRQHVEPQQQRIEPLRQHTEPPRQHVEPLRQQPEPRRQRIEPSRQQSEPQRQPVEPEPVQPVQPPQATRAIQPDPRLVQAQQEARQQYQQSEVPHNDYPADGMTQFCRIGPPSDRSSIPSPVRPASRDSQSEYSNPTSFSSIEAPSPATPSKPVPQEMPPSPAEPTPPEEGSVAKKRGFFNSPFARRKSKHEIEPPPLASSNRNTWTPPSRRNTQENVSPVRNTPSPTKSVATPTKLNATPAKLNTSPTKLNATPAKLNTSPTKFSATPAKLNTSPTKFNATPAKLNTSPTKTYPSPARHFIGRTRAIESAPHSPSPEPDAADPRANFQLNVGNNVFDVASPDKKQSEEQAEQQEELDPIAQALEELRGVTKQASVRQTVDDRKQASVRQTADRYHGLATPAPPATPAVGSKLAGSAPTPLSNVALNAAKRGTPPPSYETPPMSRLGAPKPAHTSRAMQKTTQMYVNQKANMFNTTEPARASSRSPTKQEAPRTASPAPARAASPSPRPSPLTTQQASPQNSYRMAQPASPSTYQPVQRQAPSPSTYRPAQQQAQSPSTFQTAQRQQPPAAQPVQRQQPPAAQPVQRQQPPAAQPVQRPQSRAAQPVQRQQPPAAQPVQRQQPPAAQPVQRPQSRAAQSSPRPQSVVQPAPKPVAQPVTQPAAQPAPRAQPQVSRPASRQQQQAPQPSRPASRQQQQPPQASPAASFSRTASPNPYAPSNVGGRPRAQTATSTAQAYGTPVGRNSYSSTRGPSPSVNTTPRTASPLPPQQPPQQQQPPQPSQPQQPQQPPQPAFAQSQSRPQSRAAPLSRTASPNPQFRQSNDRPPSSRGSDRTVAPSIAGSVRGDGSVYGGSQFGGSVRGRPPSARPQSSYMSSAGSEFGFDAGSGSSVRAESRTRSKSLAEPKNYNSQGRLILNYSRAMYSYAAQIPEELGFQKGDILAVLRLQDDGWWEAEAVGKQGRPGLVPSNYLQPC
- a CDS encoding Atrophin-1 multi-domain protein; translated protein: MSLTNRQTRRLLPLIAFLDAICLPQARPYLSEDSMEITFQPQERFLKKHEFSIEIHPATAFPPTTFSPLAADTSRLGKHVVFCGLGDRAELYFHPSSNGSIHRAGELGKSYILFDLSNGVDEGGAATALGETIARIIADEEEDRTREREGEKASDFPGRQFAISAWKAEMVQQMMRFDTGNWEAGLISMDPKVLFEKEEREGFVRLEGLWRKGKGWCSEISGLERESAEIWLRREITRVVGRGEEREQWELAWLGRGGLIKVKEYEGAECREPGERMVR